The following is a genomic window from Pecten maximus chromosome 19, xPecMax1.1, whole genome shotgun sequence.
TCGCGCATCAAATCCACCACAACCAGATCTGTCGAGTTCTTAGCtatcatatacaacacaaatataccGTCATTCCGCAAATACCCCTCCGCGAATTGTGCACACAACTTTTTGTCATAATTGCTGTGAATTTCATTACTgattttgagatattttttcACGTatctgattttgttttgtttgaagaTATGATATATTGCAGTTTTAAGCAAACTGAAACAAGCTAATGTTGCAACCAAGACGAACCAGAACCAcagaaaaatgaagattttctcaTTGAATAGGTTGATAGGCAAAACACACTGAACAGTCCACGGCTGAACATTCTGTAGCTGACGAATCCGGAAGTCACAAAGGGTCACTCTGGGGAATCTCGGATTTTCTCGCACAGGCTCGTTTTTGATGAGACTTTCGATGTATTGAAACCCGTACATATTGTAATCCGTTGCCATGAATGCGTTTAGAATGAAAAACTGACTGATGACATTGACGACGTAGATGATTTTGATAATCATGTACAGACCCGTCAGGAATGTGCCGGCGCGCCTATTCATCAAACAACACATAACCTTGGTCATCTGTGCGCGCACCCTGACAATGATATTCCGTTTGTACTCCTGATAGGTTCCCAGCCATTTGTCCATATACTTTGCCAAATTTTCAATGGTCTCAATGCGGTCTTCCGGTGAGCCATCTTGTGTCTCCTCAGCTAATCTAACTACTTTGTCTATATTAATTCCGGCTTGTGTATTGAGCATGCGCCACGCGATGTTGGGAATTTTGAAGAGGAGCGCCTGGAGAAGTAGTATTAGCGGTATCCATTGATAGTAGGTCAGTTCTTTTTCCTGACGGATTTCGTCCTCGTCCGGAATGGAATCTTTCATAGGGATGTAGTAGGTATTTGAAATCCAGCAAACGTATTTCGTGTATTCTTCGAAAGCGTCTGTGAACTCAGCCGGACACCAACAATGAATCGGATCGCCAAAGAACTGACCGGAGCTGACCACGATGGCGAAAATAACCAGCATGATCACAGTGTACATGTGACTTATACGATCTATCCAATCATCGCTCGTGCTCCCCCGTAGCTTGTTCAAGGAGGGGACGAACCCCAGTACCTCGGACACCCTGAAAAACACAAATAACGTCATCATCAATAATACAATTTTTGTTGCATTCTCCAAAAACCTCTTTCCATCTGATTTTCTGAATTGTTAttacagtttgtttttttttaattttctcgTCATATTAAAATGTCAGCGATGTCAAAGGTTAATAAAAGATAGGTCACAGGTCAACcattatctacattttgatGAAAGCTTTTGCTGTACAGTAAAACTTCGTTACCTCAAAGTCTGATAATTCGGAGACCCAGCTGAACTCGAATTTAAAGAATCAGTTCAGACACAAATTCTATTCAAAATATGCTAGCACTCAATTAATATGTCGAATACTCTAGATATCCGAAGTTTTTTTGACCCACTGGCTGTGTTGGCATGTCCCCTATGTGATCGAAACATACCTTGTGTGTCAAGTTTGATtacaataaagaaatatttaagcAACTTGTCTAATCACAAAGATGACCCCACCGCCACCGGAGGAGTAGCACAGGAGTCTTGTTTTTGTGAAttttcaatacaaaataatactgtaaatgagagggaaatttacgctaatcACGAGGAGTCCTTTTGATCACGAGAATTTCCCTCGTGCGTACTTCATGTATTTTGATATCGATTTCCGTGACTCAATCAGCTACATAAAAAATAGGAAAGTCGGACAAGAAGTGTTTACGGGCGACGTATGGGTTTTCTGTTCAAGTGAGATTAGCTATGATATCTCTTATTGCTTTCTACATGAATATATCTTCTTTGAATAAGATACTTTATTCAACATACAACTTTTATGAAAAAAGGCCTTGAATTCATCATCTTTTTAAACCATGAGGAATGACCAGATAAAACGCAGCACATAAACGGATGACGTTTTCATCAATACTAATACTTACATATTATTCGACAATCTGAACCaagtgttactgtgtatctaCTTTGTATATGATCGTGTGAAAGTGGGTCAGTCAAGTGTACATGCACAGACGAGGGAATTGTACACAGTCTTATAGGTAGGGCTATTTCGCAATACACATTCGGAGGGATTGTGTATTAGGAAATGTTGTTTAACGTCATTTATTGCACAATGGCTACTATAGAAGTGTTTAAGTTTTATGAGTAAATTTTGTACGTGAATATATTATACAgaaattcttattttttttccagaaagaatttaaaatttggaTCATTTGATCAGCCGAGACAGAAAATTTAATAACACTACCGTGCTATTTGATACTGTATACTTCACTTTGCatataatgttaaattttgccgtttttattatttgatttatcttaatttttaaatttatttttacacgTTTTTTATTAGTTTTATGCGTGGTTCTCGCGCATTTCAATAGATTAACATACACGACAAACTGGTCTTGCCACTTTCCTAGGTATAGCCAGACATGAATGGCTTTAGTGGGCGTTTTAACAGTATCTCTTTACATTGTAAATCAGCTTAAAAAgtttggaaaataaaacatttttggaaaatatttttattataacattaatatgaAACTATTTTGATGATAGAGCGCATATTACAGCTCTGCCTTATTTCACAAACATGTATCGAGTATAAAAACATCGTAATTTCTTATTAAACGTCATGTGCTACAGACGACAGAAAAATCTGAAACGAGACTGACTAAGCTCCCCCAAATCATCCCAGTGGCATATGTACTGTCCCAGTAGCGTGACATCTCTGACTACAAACTCAGGCATGCGTGGCACGCCATGTTTACCTGACAGCGAAAGGATGATTTTAGTTTTAGACTTGCTAAAGCCCCACTACTATAGAAACTGTTTAAAGGTCGCGTCAACATTTCCCTCATACCTGCAAGGTATTGATCGAATTGCGATTtagagattttttttagaaattccGAGTATCCATCTATTCTCATCTGCATCAAACCACCAATTTAACGGCTTCAAACCATCAAATTAGATTTTTCTTATAATAAGTCCCAAGTTGTAAAACCTCAAATGTACGATTTAATACAGTTAAATTCTACTTCCGGTCGCTGTGTAGAACAACAAAAGTATCGCCAACATTAATATACGAGTTTGCCAAGCACTTACACTGAAGCCATCTCTACCGACTGTATCTAGGATTAACGGACCATGCTATCAACATTGACCCTCTCGTCTTTCTCTACTGTCTGTATCTAGGATTAAGGgggtatgatatcaacattgaccctctctctactgtctatatctaggattaagggggtatgatatcaacattgaccctcTCTTCTTTCTCTACTGTCTGTATCTAGGATTAAGGGGGTATGCTATCAACATTGACCCTCTCTCTACTGTCTGTATCTAGGATTAAGGGGGTATGGTATCAACACTGACCCTCTCTTCTTTCTCTACTGTCTGTATCTAGGATTAAGGGGGTATGATATTAACATTGATCCTCTCTCTACTGTCTGTATCTAGGATTAAGGgggtatgatatcaacattgaccctcTCTCTAATGTCTGTATCTAGGATTAAGGgggtatgatatcaacattgaccctcTTCTTTCTCTACTGTCTGTATCTAGGATTAAGGgggtatgatatcaacattgatCCTCTCTCTAATGTCTGTATCTAGGATTAAGGgggtatgatatcaacattgaccctcTCTCCTTTCTCTACTGTCTATATCTAGGATTAAGGgggtatgatatcaacattgaccctttctctactgtctgtatctaggattaagggggtatgatatcaacattgatCCTCTCTCTACTGTCTGTATCTAGGATTAAGAGGGTATGGTATCAACATTGACCCTGTCCTCTCTCTCTGCTGTCTGTATCTAGGATTAAGGGGGtataatatcaacattgaccctcTCTCTACTGTCTGTATCTAGGATTAAGGGGGTATGGTATCAACATTAACCCTCTCTCCTTTCTCTACTGTCTATATCTAGGATTAAGGgggtatgatatcaacattgaccctctctctactgtctatatctaggattaagggggtataatatcaacattgaccctctctctactgtctatatctaggattaagggggtaagatatcaacattgaccctcTGTCCTCTCTCTACTGTCTGTATCTAGGATTAAGGGGGcatgatatcaacattgaccctctctctactgtctatatctaggattaagggggtatgatatcaacattgaccctctctctactgtctgtatctaggattaagggggtatgatatcaacattgaccctctctctactgtctgtatctaggattaagggggtatgatatcaacattgaccctctctctactgtctgtatctaggattaagggggtatgatatcaacattgaccctGTCCTCTCTCTCTACTGTCTGTATCTAGCATTAAGGgggtatgatatcaacattgaccctcTCTCTACTGTCTGTATCTAGGATTAAGGGGGTATGATATCAACACTGACCCTTTCTCTACTGTCTGTATCTAGGATTAAGGgggtatgatatcaacattgaccctttctctactgtctgtatctaggattaagggggtatgatatcaacattgaccctttctctactgtctgtatctaggattaagggggtatgatatcaacattgaccctcTCTCTACTGTCTATATCTAGGATTAAGGGGGTATGCTATCAACATTGACCCTTTCTCTACTGTCTGTATCTAGGATTAAGGGGGTATGATATCAGTATTGACCCTCTCTCTACTGTCTGTATCTAGGATTAAGGgggtatgatatcaacattgatCCTCTCTCTAATGTCTGTATCTAGGATTAAGGGGGTATGGTATCAACATTAACCCTCTCTCCTTTC
Proteins encoded in this region:
- the LOC117317845 gene encoding innexin unc-9-like isoform X3, encoding MVSEVLGFVPSLNKLRGSTSDDWIDRISHMYTVIMLVIFAIVVSSGQFFGDPIHCWCPAEFTDAFEEYTKYVCWISNTYYIPMKDSIPDEDEIRQEKELTYYQWIPLILLLQALLFKIPNIAWRMLNTQAGINIDKVVRLAEETQDGSPEDRIETIENLAKYMDKWLGTYQEYKRNIIVRVRAQMTKVMCCLMNRRAGTFLTGLYMIIKIIYVVNVISQFFILNAFMATDYNMYGFQYIESLIKNEPVRENPRFPRVTLCDFRIRQLQNVQPWTVQCVLPINLFNEKIFIFLWFWFVLVATLACFSLLKTAIYHIFKQNKIRYVKKYLKISNEIHSNYDKKLCAQFAEGYLRNDGIFVLYMIAKNSTDLVVVDLMRELWKIFKEKHSPNNNIANNHAGIEDNEMAPPLDEKEPLTDDAYQPQ
- the LOC117317845 gene encoding innexin unc-9-like isoform X1, which codes for MSEAADAAITYEDQDYELTETKIGAFEWVSEVLGFVPSLNKLRGSTSDDWIDRISHMYTVIMLVIFAIVVSSGQFFGDPIHCWCPAEFTDAFEEYTKYVCWISNTYYIPMKDSIPDEDEIRQEKELTYYQWIPLILLLQALLFKIPNIAWRMLNTQAGINIDKVVRLAEETQDGSPEDRIETIENLAKYMDKWLGTYQEYKRNIIVRVRAQMTKVMCCLMNRRAGTFLTGLYMIIKIIYVVNVISQFFILNAFMATDYNMYGFQYIESLIKNEPVRENPRFPRVTLCDFRIRQLQNVQPWTVQCVLPINLFNEKIFIFLWFWFVLVATLACFSLLKTAIYHIFKQNKIRYVKKYLKISNEIHSNYDKKLCAQFAEGYLRNDGIFVLYMIAKNSTDLVVVDLMRELWKIFKEKHSPNNNIANNHAGIEDNEMAPPLDEKEPLTDDAYQPQ
- the LOC117317845 gene encoding innexin unc-9-like isoform X2; the encoded protein is MGDGVSEVLGFVPSLNKLRGSTSDDWIDRISHMYTVIMLVIFAIVVSSGQFFGDPIHCWCPAEFTDAFEEYTKYVCWISNTYYIPMKDSIPDEDEIRQEKELTYYQWIPLILLLQALLFKIPNIAWRMLNTQAGINIDKVVRLAEETQDGSPEDRIETIENLAKYMDKWLGTYQEYKRNIIVRVRAQMTKVMCCLMNRRAGTFLTGLYMIIKIIYVVNVISQFFILNAFMATDYNMYGFQYIESLIKNEPVRENPRFPRVTLCDFRIRQLQNVQPWTVQCVLPINLFNEKIFIFLWFWFVLVATLACFSLLKTAIYHIFKQNKIRYVKKYLKISNEIHSNYDKKLCAQFAEGYLRNDGIFVLYMIAKNSTDLVVVDLMRELWKIFKEKHSPNNNIANNHAGIEDNEMAPPLDEKEPLTDDAYQPQ